One window of Medicago truncatula cultivar Jemalong A17 chromosome 2, MtrunA17r5.0-ANR, whole genome shotgun sequence genomic DNA carries:
- the LOC25486267 gene encoding trihelix transcription factor GTL1: MDSMNLLAADHVAPFPDSGDLIFAAGLLSNHHNPQKLIPIRSIPPPPPPPGFPAHHSPPPPSVKVEDPSRSGSGHSSLPLCQEPGSSSDDVGNSSASTKEFGSRKRRRKSSRKLEDFAANLVKKMTEKQEQMHKEMVEMIERMEKERIKREEAWKREEMERIKQDEEARAAERSRSLALISLIQKLLGYEIQIPPPAEGSGIREEDEVEVNNNNNSPPLTHNMGSAEVNNNTNSLALIQYVGPAEVRNKRKDFNSSDPSNNRWPDVEVQALIAVRTALEHKFGHMGSKGSIWEEIAGALQGMGYNRSAKKCKEKWENINKYYRRTVGSGKKRPVNSKTCPYFDELDNLYRNGSLERNGNALSSTNNVSIREEKEQGEIS; encoded by the exons ATGGACAGCATGAACCTCCTCGCCGCCGACCATGTTGCTCCATTTCCCGACTCCGGCGACCTTATCTTCGCCGCCGGCCTCCTCTCCAACCACCACAATCCCCAAAAACTCATCCCCATCAGGTCCATCCCTccccctcctcctcctcctggTTTCCCTGCTCATCACTCCCCTCCACCACCTTCCGTAAAGGTCGAGGACCCGTCTCGATCCGGGTCGGGTCATTCTTCGTTGCCCCTTTGTCAAGAACCCGG CTCGTCTTCGGATGATGTGGGCAATTCATCTGCCAGTACTAAAGAATTTGGCTCAAGAAAGAGAAGGAGAAAGAGTTCGAGAAAGCTGGAAGATTTTGCAGCAAATTTGGTAAAGAAGATGACGGAAAAGCAAGAGCAGATGCATAAAGAAATGGTGGAAATGATTGAGAGGATGGAAAAGGAAAggataaagagagaagaagcATGGAAGCGCGAGGAGATGGAGAGAATTAAGCAGGACGAAGAAGCTAGAGCGGCTGAGAGGTCTCGTAGTTTAGCCCTCATATCGCTGATTCAGAAACTATTGGGTTATGAAATTCAGATTCCTCCACCAGCAGAAGGAAGCGGAATAAGAGAAGAGGATGAAGTTGAggtgaacaacaacaacaacagcccACCCTTAACCCACAACATGGGGTCGGCTGAGGtgaacaacaacaccaacagcCTAGCCTTAATCCAGTACGTGGGGCCGGCTGAGGTGaggaataaaagaaaagatttcAACAGCAGCGATCCAAGTAACAATAGATGGCCAGATGTGGAAGTACAAGCGCTCATAGCAGTAAGAACCGCATTGGAACACAAGTTCGGTCATATGGGATCGAAAGGATCAATATGGGAGGAGATAGCTGGAGCATTGCAGGGCATGGGATACAATCGTTCTGCGAAGAAGTGCAAGGAGAAATGGGAAAACATCAATAAGTACTATAGGAGGACAGTGGGGAGCGGCAAGAAACGGCCTGTTAATAGCAAAACTTGCCCTTACTTCGATGAATTGGACAATCTGTATAGAAATGGGTCCTTGGAGAGAAATGGAAATGCATTGAGCAGTACCAACAATGTTTCCATAAGGGAAGAAAAGGAGCAGGGTGAAatttcataa